Proteins from one Chitinophaga oryzae genomic window:
- a CDS encoding bestrophin family protein, with protein MINYNPKDWFTFIFRIHKADTVRKLFPMFIALSIYSAIVAWLELSFWKLSANSEVKNISLMHGLLGFVISLLLVFRTNTAYDRWWEGRRQWGTLVNSCRNLAIKLQAMLPADNTEARAFFRVMIPNYAFGLKNHLRKLYKAEEMEALPEGQAPLDLTKHVPNQLATRILQKIADLQREGQLTGDQLIVLNNELQSFTEVCGACERIQSTPIPFSYSVFIKKFIFFYIMTMPFGYVFSLGYLIIPMVVFLFFVLASLELIAEEIEDPFGFDANDLPTDTISNNIRKHVGELL; from the coding sequence ATGATCAATTACAACCCAAAGGACTGGTTTACCTTCATTTTCCGTATTCACAAAGCGGACACGGTGCGGAAGCTCTTTCCCATGTTTATTGCCCTGTCTATTTATTCCGCCATTGTAGCCTGGCTGGAGCTGTCGTTCTGGAAGCTGTCGGCCAACAGCGAGGTCAAAAACATATCCCTGATGCACGGGCTGCTGGGGTTTGTGATTTCTCTGTTGCTGGTATTCCGCACCAACACTGCCTATGACCGCTGGTGGGAAGGCCGTCGTCAGTGGGGCACGCTGGTGAACAGCTGCCGTAACCTGGCCATCAAGCTGCAGGCCATGCTGCCGGCAGACAATACAGAAGCCCGGGCGTTCTTCCGGGTCATGATCCCCAACTATGCTTTCGGCCTGAAGAACCATCTGCGGAAGCTCTACAAGGCAGAAGAGATGGAGGCGTTGCCGGAAGGCCAGGCCCCGCTGGACCTGACGAAACACGTGCCCAACCAGCTGGCCACCCGTATCCTGCAGAAAATCGCGGACCTGCAGCGTGAAGGGCAGCTGACCGGCGATCAGCTGATCGTGCTCAACAATGAGCTGCAGTCGTTCACCGAAGTATGCGGCGCCTGCGAACGTATCCAGAGTACGCCTATCCCCTTCAGTTACAGCGTATTCATCAAAAAATTCATCTTCTTCTATATCATGACCATGCCCTTCGGGTATGTCTTCAGCCTGGGATACCTCATTATCCCCATGGTGGTATTCCTCTTTTTTGTACTGGCCAGCCTTGAACTGATCGCGGAAGAAATAGAGGACCCGTTTGGGTTTGATGCCAACGACCTGCCTACCGACACTATTTCCAATAATATCCGGAAACACGTCGGAGAATTATTATAG
- a CDS encoding SET domain-containing protein, which translates to MIKPYLYIDKSKGRGRGVYTKERIPAGTRIETSPVLVLSYDDTEIVDKTKLHNYIFLWGVRETRSCIALGFCSIYNHEYNPNCIYEMDFEAETMSIITRRDIKKGEELFINYNGDVEDDSPVWFDMKRNKENQAKAK; encoded by the coding sequence ATGATAAAGCCATACTTGTACATTGATAAGTCTAAGGGAAGAGGCCGCGGCGTATATACCAAAGAAAGGATACCCGCCGGTACCCGGATCGAAACGTCACCCGTGCTGGTCCTCTCTTATGACGATACGGAGATTGTTGACAAAACAAAGCTCCATAACTACATTTTCCTCTGGGGCGTCCGCGAAACCCGCTCCTGCATTGCTCTGGGGTTCTGCTCCATCTATAACCACGAGTATAACCCCAATTGCATATACGAAATGGATTTTGAGGCTGAAACCATGAGCATCATCACCCGTCGCGATATCAAAAAGGGAGAAGAGCTGTTTATTAACTATAACGGCGACGTGGAAGATGATTCCCCCGTTTGGTTCGATATGAAACGCAACAAGGAAAACCAGGCCAAGGCCAAATAA
- a CDS encoding MarR family winged helix-turn-helix transcriptional regulator gives MSFYPSLGYLVFGSRLRRLSEYFLAEVNKVYEQAGIPFDASWFPVFYLLAGQQPMPIIDIAEQLEISHSAVSQMVTNLRKKGLLKTTPCKDDGRRQLVAFTKKGTDMLHQIQPIWKAISTAMEELVTENKQSQQLLAAIAQVEQAVQQQPLSSRVIKAIQQND, from the coding sequence ATGAGTTTTTATCCTTCACTCGGGTACCTTGTCTTCGGCAGCCGCCTGCGCCGGCTCAGCGAATACTTCCTCGCGGAAGTCAACAAGGTATATGAACAGGCAGGCATCCCATTCGACGCCAGCTGGTTCCCCGTATTCTACCTCCTGGCCGGCCAGCAGCCGATGCCCATCATAGACATCGCTGAACAGCTGGAAATATCCCACTCCGCCGTGAGCCAGATGGTGACCAACCTGCGTAAAAAAGGCTTGCTCAAAACCACGCCCTGCAAAGACGACGGCCGCCGGCAACTGGTAGCCTTCACCAAAAAAGGGACAGACATGCTGCATCAGATACAGCCCATCTGGAAAGCGATTTCCACTGCCATGGAGGAACTGGTCACGGAAAACAAACAAAGCCAGCAACTGCTGGCCGCCATCGCGCAGGTGGAACAGGCGGTGCAACAGCAGCCGCTTTCATCCAGAGTGATCAAAGCCATTCAGCAAAACGACTAA
- the hutH gene encoding histidine ammonia-lyase, protein MSVIFKYGIDQLTVGVVLDIAAGKTKGVLTPEVITKVNTSNGYVQQIVSQHTTVYGINTGFGPLCDTKISEEDTRALQYNILQSHSVGVGNPIPEEIARIMLITKVHALAQGYSGAALSTLERIIWHIEHHVTPLVPEKGSVGASGDLAPLSHLFLPLIGLGKVWYKGQATSMEAVLQQEGIQPVVLGPKEGLALINGTQFILSFAVKAVQRLYNALEAADIIGALSLEGLMGTHKPFDPRLHAIRPFPGNQLVAHRLKTMLDNSEIMASHVDCGRVQDPYSLRCMPQVHGASRTAWLHLLELTTIELNAVTDNPIIFSDTDTISGGNFHGQPMALPLDYATVAAAELGNISDRRSYMMIEGRYGLPKLLIADAGLNSGFMIPQYTTAALVTENKTLCFPASADSVPTSLGQEDHVSMGSISGRKLNQVIGNLEYILAIELLYAAQAVDFRRPLKSGPILEAVHRYAREKVSFADKDRIFAYDIEALHQIITDHSLVRVANEAAAQHQLPLNGIYHDQFGLY, encoded by the coding sequence ATGAGTGTTATTTTCAAATACGGTATCGACCAGCTGACGGTAGGCGTGGTGCTCGACATTGCCGCAGGCAAAACGAAAGGCGTCCTCACTCCGGAAGTCATCACCAAAGTCAATACCAGCAACGGGTACGTACAACAGATCGTATCGCAGCATACCACGGTATATGGTATCAACACCGGCTTCGGCCCCCTCTGCGATACCAAAATCTCTGAAGAAGACACCCGCGCCCTGCAGTACAATATCCTGCAAAGCCACAGCGTAGGCGTAGGCAACCCTATCCCCGAAGAGATCGCGCGGATCATGCTCATCACCAAAGTACACGCGCTGGCACAGGGTTACTCCGGCGCCGCCCTCTCCACCCTGGAGCGGATCATCTGGCATATAGAGCACCATGTCACCCCGCTGGTGCCTGAAAAAGGCTCCGTGGGCGCCTCCGGCGACCTCGCCCCGCTGTCGCACCTCTTCCTGCCCCTGATAGGCCTCGGAAAAGTGTGGTACAAAGGGCAGGCGACCTCCATGGAAGCCGTGCTGCAACAGGAAGGCATACAACCCGTGGTGCTCGGCCCCAAAGAAGGGCTGGCGCTGATCAACGGCACCCAGTTTATCCTCTCTTTCGCCGTAAAAGCAGTGCAACGCCTGTACAACGCGCTGGAAGCGGCAGACATCATCGGCGCCCTCTCGCTCGAAGGACTCATGGGCACCCATAAACCATTCGACCCGCGCCTGCACGCCATCCGCCCGTTCCCCGGCAACCAGCTGGTGGCCCACCGCCTCAAAACCATGCTGGACAACTCCGAAATCATGGCTTCGCATGTGGACTGCGGCCGCGTACAGGACCCGTACTCCCTCCGCTGTATGCCACAGGTACACGGCGCCTCCCGCACCGCATGGCTGCACCTGCTCGAACTCACTACCATTGAACTCAACGCGGTGACAGACAACCCGATCATCTTCAGCGATACAGACACCATCAGCGGCGGCAACTTCCACGGCCAGCCAATGGCGCTGCCCCTGGACTACGCCACCGTTGCGGCAGCTGAACTGGGCAACATCTCCGACAGGCGCAGTTACATGATGATCGAAGGAAGATACGGCCTGCCTAAACTCCTCATCGCTGACGCCGGCCTCAACTCCGGATTTATGATACCACAGTACACCACCGCCGCACTGGTAACGGAAAACAAAACCCTCTGTTTCCCCGCCAGCGCCGACAGCGTACCCACTTCCCTCGGACAGGAAGACCACGTGTCCATGGGCTCCATCAGCGGCCGCAAACTTAACCAGGTAATCGGCAACCTGGAATACATCCTCGCCATCGAACTGCTCTACGCCGCTCAGGCAGTGGATTTCCGCCGGCCGCTCAAATCCGGCCCCATCCTGGAAGCCGTACACCGCTACGCCCGCGAAAAAGTGTCTTTCGCTGACAAAGACCGCATCTTCGCTTACGATATCGAAGCATTACACCAAATCATCACGGACCACTCTCTTGTGCGCGTAGCCAACGAAGCCGCCGCACAACATCAATTACCTTTAAATGGCATCTACCATGACCAGTTTGGACTTTATTAA
- the hutU gene encoding urocanate hydratase: MTSLDFIKQYAAHPHYKAPRGAQLHAKSWQTEAPLRMLLNNLDAEVAENPDELVVYGGIGQAARNREALEKIIKTLLELDEDHSLLVQSGKPVGIVRTHPQAPRVMLANSNLVPKWATWEHFNELRAKGLMMYGQMTAGSWIYIGTQGILQGTYETFMECGRQHFNGNLSGKLIVTAGIGGMGGAQPLAATMAGGVMLAADIDPTRIQKRIDTRYLDRMTNSYDEAVAWAKEAMVKGQPLSIGLVSDAGDMLERLLKDNIIPDMLTDQTSAHDPINGYVPNGMTLEAALELRKKDPARYRELSLKSMARHVGFMLEMQQKGAVTFDYGNNLREFAREGGEPNAFNFPGFTPAYIRPLFCEGKGPFRWVALSGDPEDIYTTDRALMEAFPENTHLINWLKQAQEKVAFQGLPARICWLGLGEREKAGLIFNELVRTGKVKAPIVIGRDHLDCGSVASPNRETEAMKDGSDAVSDWTLLNLMSNTGGGATWVSFHHGGGVGMGYSQHAGMVVLADGTDRAAACLSRVLFNDPAMGIFRHADAGYEKAQQWADKFGINI; the protein is encoded by the coding sequence ATGACCAGTTTGGACTTTATTAAACAATACGCGGCTCACCCGCACTACAAAGCGCCCCGTGGCGCACAGCTGCATGCTAAATCCTGGCAGACGGAAGCCCCGCTGCGCATGCTGCTCAACAACCTCGACGCTGAAGTAGCCGAAAACCCCGATGAACTGGTGGTTTACGGCGGTATTGGCCAGGCTGCCCGAAACCGCGAAGCCCTGGAGAAAATTATTAAAACCTTACTGGAACTGGATGAAGACCACTCCCTGCTGGTGCAGTCAGGCAAACCCGTAGGCATCGTGCGTACCCACCCGCAAGCACCCCGCGTGATGCTGGCCAACAGTAACCTCGTGCCTAAATGGGCCACCTGGGAGCATTTCAACGAACTGCGCGCCAAAGGCCTCATGATGTACGGCCAGATGACCGCCGGCAGTTGGATATACATCGGCACTCAAGGCATCCTGCAAGGCACCTACGAAACCTTTATGGAATGCGGCCGCCAGCACTTCAACGGCAACCTGTCGGGTAAACTGATCGTCACCGCCGGTATCGGCGGTATGGGCGGCGCCCAGCCACTGGCCGCCACCATGGCCGGCGGCGTGATGCTCGCTGCCGACATCGATCCTACCCGTATCCAAAAACGTATCGATACCCGCTACCTCGACCGCATGACCAACTCCTATGACGAAGCCGTAGCCTGGGCCAAAGAAGCCATGGTGAAAGGACAACCACTGTCCATCGGCCTGGTCAGCGATGCCGGCGATATGCTGGAACGTCTGCTTAAAGACAATATCATCCCCGATATGCTCACCGACCAGACTTCCGCACACGACCCGATCAACGGCTACGTTCCCAACGGCATGACGCTGGAAGCCGCGCTGGAACTGCGTAAGAAAGATCCCGCCCGCTACCGCGAACTGTCGCTCAAAAGTATGGCCCGCCACGTTGGCTTCATGCTGGAAATGCAACAGAAAGGCGCTGTCACCTTCGACTACGGCAATAACCTCCGCGAATTCGCCAGAGAAGGAGGAGAACCCAACGCCTTCAACTTCCCCGGTTTCACGCCTGCTTATATCCGCCCACTTTTCTGCGAAGGTAAAGGCCCCTTCCGCTGGGTAGCCCTCTCCGGCGACCCGGAAGATATCTACACCACCGACCGCGCCCTCATGGAAGCTTTCCCTGAAAACACCCACCTGATCAACTGGCTCAAACAGGCACAGGAAAAAGTGGCGTTCCAGGGACTGCCCGCCCGTATCTGCTGGCTCGGCCTCGGCGAAAGAGAAAAGGCAGGACTGATCTTCAACGAGCTGGTACGCACCGGTAAAGTGAAAGCACCCATCGTGATCGGCCGCGATCATCTCGACTGCGGCTCCGTAGCTTCCCCCAACCGTGAAACAGAAGCGATGAAAGACGGCTCCGATGCTGTCAGCGACTGGACGCTGCTCAACCTCATGTCCAACACCGGCGGTGGCGCTACCTGGGTATCCTTCCACCACGGCGGCGGCGTAGGCATGGGCTACTCCCAGCACGCCGGCATGGTGGTACTGGCCGACGGTACAGACCGCGCAGCGGCCTGCCTGAGCCGCGTGCTGTTCAACGATCCGGCCATGGGCATTTTCCGCCACGCTGACGCCGGCTACGAAAAAGCACAACAATGGGCCGATAAATTCGGCATAAACATATAA
- the hutI gene encoding imidazolonepropionase — MKILLGPFSQIFPLSGLPLKGTLQDEQLTVIEKGGVVVSAGKIVATGPYKTLLKEHPDCEVAFIDKPMVLLPGFIDCHTHICYDGTRSRDYAMRIAGKSYLEIARAGGGIWDSVTKTRVADLVTLVENTVARANRHLQEGVTTIEVKSGYGLNFESEVKMLRAIRQASLHTGATLVPTCLAAHMKPRDFSGTEDEYLQWALEELLPVLKAESLTDRVDIFIEETAFSAKAALTYLQKARELGFAATVHADQFSAGGAAVAVAAGALSADHLEASSDKEVDLLAKSDTVAVVLPGASLGLGMHYAPARRLLNAGASVAIASDWNPGSAPMGDLLVQAAVMSAAEKLSTAEVLAALTFRAAPALQLKEAGQLLAGFAADMQAYPTADFRDILYYQGKMKPVMVWKNGELVQ, encoded by the coding sequence ATGAAAATATTACTGGGGCCTTTCTCGCAAATCTTTCCCCTCAGCGGCCTGCCGCTGAAAGGTACTTTGCAGGACGAACAGCTGACCGTTATTGAAAAAGGCGGTGTGGTGGTGAGCGCGGGAAAGATCGTGGCCACAGGGCCTTATAAAACACTCTTAAAAGAACATCCCGACTGTGAAGTGGCTTTCATCGATAAGCCCATGGTGCTGTTGCCCGGCTTTATCGACTGCCACACCCATATCTGTTACGACGGCACCCGCAGCCGCGATTACGCCATGCGCATCGCCGGGAAAAGTTATCTCGAGATAGCCCGCGCCGGCGGCGGTATCTGGGATTCGGTGACCAAAACGCGTGTAGCCGACCTCGTTACCCTGGTAGAGAATACGGTGGCGCGGGCTAACCGCCATCTTCAGGAGGGCGTTACCACCATAGAGGTGAAAAGCGGCTACGGACTTAACTTTGAAAGTGAAGTGAAAATGCTGCGCGCTATCCGGCAGGCGTCGTTGCACACCGGCGCCACCCTGGTGCCTACCTGCCTGGCAGCGCATATGAAACCGCGCGATTTTTCCGGCACGGAAGACGAATACCTGCAATGGGCGCTGGAAGAGCTGTTGCCCGTACTGAAAGCGGAATCGCTGACAGACAGGGTGGACATCTTCATCGAAGAAACTGCTTTCTCTGCGAAAGCAGCCCTCACTTACCTGCAGAAAGCCCGTGAACTGGGCTTTGCGGCCACCGTGCATGCGGACCAGTTCAGCGCCGGCGGCGCAGCGGTAGCCGTGGCGGCCGGCGCCCTGTCAGCCGATCACCTGGAAGCCAGCAGCGACAAAGAAGTGGACCTGCTGGCCAAATCTGACACCGTGGCGGTGGTACTGCCCGGCGCCTCCCTCGGATTAGGCATGCATTACGCCCCGGCACGCAGATTGCTGAATGCTGGTGCATCGGTGGCCATTGCGAGCGACTGGAACCCGGGATCAGCCCCCATGGGCGATCTGCTGGTGCAGGCGGCCGTGATGAGCGCTGCGGAGAAACTGTCAACCGCTGAAGTATTGGCAGCCCTGACCTTCAGGGCCGCACCAGCGTTGCAGCTGAAAGAAGCCGGCCAGCTGCTGGCAGGCTTCGCCGCCGACATGCAGGCGTACCCCACCGCCGATTTCAGGGATATCCTGTACTACCAGGGTAAAATGAAACCGGTAATGGTGTGGAAAAATGGAGAATTAGTTCAATAG
- the hutG gene encoding formimidoylglutamase: MITKDSYRPTAPDVWTGRTDGTETDLLRWHQVVRPVDLLQQPLPPLGKDQKGVAFLGFACDEGVRRNKGRTGAVEGPGALRKAVANFPAHFVENTVLLDAGDIVCNGAALEEAQLVLSQAVHALLTAGYLPVLLGGGHEITYGHASGIRKFTQKKGCLGLINFDAHFDIRIPGTEGPSSGTGFWQLAQDCKQSGEAFNYLALGIQKNGNTRQLFNIAGEEGVTHVSADAFHLNDKDTLLAAIQHFLSQVDHVYLTTCLDVFAAAFAPGVSAAAYNGILPGGLFLQCYRAIMHSGKVRGVDIAELNPSLDQDNRTAKLGAAIVFETLMAYCGEE, translated from the coding sequence ATGATAACAAAGGATAGCTACCGGCCAACAGCCCCCGATGTGTGGACCGGCCGTACCGATGGTACTGAAACAGACCTGTTGCGCTGGCATCAGGTGGTCCGCCCGGTGGACCTGTTGCAACAGCCGCTTCCTCCCCTGGGAAAAGACCAGAAAGGCGTGGCATTCCTCGGGTTCGCCTGCGATGAAGGCGTACGCCGCAACAAAGGCCGCACCGGCGCTGTTGAAGGACCGGGCGCCCTGAGAAAGGCCGTCGCTAACTTCCCCGCTCACTTCGTGGAAAATACGGTCCTGCTGGATGCCGGCGATATCGTCTGTAACGGCGCCGCGCTGGAAGAAGCGCAATTAGTGCTCAGCCAGGCGGTGCACGCCCTGCTCACCGCCGGTTACCTGCCCGTATTGCTGGGCGGCGGCCATGAAATTACGTATGGCCATGCCAGTGGTATCCGCAAATTCACACAAAAGAAAGGATGCCTCGGACTGATCAACTTCGACGCACACTTCGACATCCGCATCCCCGGCACAGAAGGTCCCAGCTCCGGCACCGGCTTCTGGCAACTGGCACAGGACTGTAAACAAAGCGGAGAAGCATTTAACTACCTCGCCCTCGGTATCCAGAAAAACGGCAATACCCGTCAGCTCTTTAACATAGCCGGGGAAGAAGGCGTTACCCACGTCAGTGCCGACGCCTTCCACCTGAACGATAAAGATACCCTGCTGGCCGCGATACAACATTTCCTCAGCCAGGTGGACCATGTATACCTGACCACCTGCCTCGATGTGTTTGCAGCAGCTTTCGCGCCCGGCGTGAGCGCTGCCGCTTACAACGGTATTCTGCCGGGAGGCCTGTTCCTGCAATGTTACAGGGCTATCATGCACAGCGGAAAAGTAAGGGGAGTGGATATCGCCGAACTGAACCCTTCGCTTGATCAGGACAATCGCACTGCTAAACTGGGCGCTGCTATTGTGTTTGAAACACTCATGGCGTATTGCGGGGAAGAATAA
- a CDS encoding CHAD domain-containing protein, with protein MLKTILHEYLETTCAAIVTAFEQLPHPSRRQQAIHQLRVGSKKVRALLRVAKEIPGYHLKTRNYLTTLQLLQNLGGTSRDTRLQEQALTRYEKAIGWRFSVAHLLLKTRLVTADSALEATVERLSIKKLSRLPDAFKAAIAGIDEAAATDAIISHAASTYNNTVLPESRAPAAAWHDLRKRMKQLYYQLSIITQLPHHTHRHREQLRHTKKAGQLLGQWHDASELLLFIKTTAAQVRKEKIRLPAAAAQLTQLLQRETREKLADSAKHLRDLGIF; from the coding sequence ATGCTGAAAACCATTCTGCACGAGTATCTGGAGACTACCTGCGCCGCTATTGTGACCGCATTTGAGCAGCTCCCGCATCCCTCCCGGCGGCAACAGGCTATCCATCAGCTGCGGGTGGGCAGCAAGAAGGTCCGTGCCCTGCTGAGGGTAGCCAAAGAGATACCCGGTTATCACCTGAAAACACGGAACTACCTCACTACCCTTCAGTTACTGCAAAACCTGGGCGGCACTTCCCGCGACACCCGTTTGCAGGAACAGGCGCTGACGCGCTATGAAAAGGCTATCGGCTGGCGTTTCTCCGTAGCGCACCTGTTGCTGAAAACGCGGCTGGTTACCGCTGACAGTGCGCTGGAAGCCACAGTAGAACGGCTTTCTATCAAAAAGCTCTCCCGGCTGCCGGATGCTTTTAAAGCCGCCATAGCCGGCATCGATGAAGCCGCCGCCACAGATGCCATCATCAGCCATGCAGCTTCAACCTACAACAACACCGTGTTGCCGGAAAGCCGCGCCCCGGCAGCAGCCTGGCATGATCTCCGGAAACGTATGAAACAGCTCTATTATCAACTAAGCATTATCACACAACTTCCTCACCATACCCATCGGCACCGGGAACAGCTGCGGCACACCAAAAAAGCCGGCCAGCTGCTGGGGCAGTGGCATGATGCCAGTGAACTGTTATTGTTTATAAAAACGACGGCAGCACAGGTCAGAAAGGAAAAAATAAGACTGCCGGCAGCAGCGGCACAGCTGACGCAGTTGTTGCAACGGGAAACCAGGGAAAAACTGGCGGACAGTGCCAAACACCTAAGAGATTTAGGGATTTTTTGA
- the purU gene encoding formyltetrahydrofolate deformylase yields MQKPPVQTIACLLICCPDQPGIVAGVSTFFFQLGANILDASQHSTDPREGLFFMRMEIQLDIADRAGLEQSFQEKVATPLSMEWQLHYSDQRKKMAIMVSSYDHCLMELLWRWRNGELAVDIPVVISNHTKLEKECTLLDIPFHYLPVNAGNKAEQEQAAIGLLEQHQVDFTVLARYMQILSPRFVGLYPQRIINIHHSFLPAFAGARPYLNAYTRGVKLIGATAHYVTNELDEGPIIEQDVARVSHKHSVDDLVMLGRDIERQVLTRAVKAHIENRVIVHGNKTIVF; encoded by the coding sequence ATGCAAAAGCCCCCTGTACAAACGATCGCCTGCCTTTTGATATGCTGTCCCGACCAGCCCGGTATTGTGGCCGGCGTGTCCACGTTTTTTTTCCAACTCGGTGCAAATATACTCGATGCGAGTCAACACAGTACCGATCCGCGTGAAGGATTGTTTTTCATGCGTATGGAGATACAGCTGGACATTGCTGACAGAGCGGGACTGGAGCAGTCTTTCCAGGAAAAAGTGGCAACGCCGCTGTCCATGGAGTGGCAGCTGCATTACAGCGACCAGCGCAAGAAAATGGCCATTATGGTCTCTTCCTACGACCATTGCCTGATGGAGCTTCTGTGGCGCTGGCGTAACGGTGAGCTGGCCGTAGACATCCCTGTGGTGATCTCCAATCATACCAAACTGGAGAAAGAATGCACCCTGCTGGACATCCCGTTCCATTACCTGCCGGTCAATGCCGGCAACAAAGCCGAACAGGAGCAGGCTGCCATCGGCCTGCTGGAGCAGCACCAGGTCGATTTCACTGTGCTGGCCCGTTATATGCAGATCCTTTCGCCCCGTTTCGTGGGACTGTATCCCCAACGGATCATTAACATACATCACTCCTTCCTGCCCGCTTTCGCCGGCGCCCGCCCTTACCTCAACGCCTACACGCGCGGGGTGAAGCTGATCGGCGCCACCGCCCACTACGTGACCAACGAACTGGACGAAGGTCCGATCATTGAACAGGACGTAGCCCGCGTAAGCCACAAACACTCCGTAGACGACCTCGTGATGCTGGGCCGGGACATAGAGCGGCAGGTACTGACCCGTGCCGTCAAAGCTCATATCGAAAACAGGGTGATCGTGCATGGTAATAAGACAATCGTCTTCTAA
- a CDS encoding metallophosphoesterase family protein, with protein MSDTHSYLHPQVFKYFEEVDEVWHAGDIGNVALADQLEAFKPFRAVYGNIDGADIRIRYPETLRFTVEGVEVLMTHIGGYPGKYAPGVREILKKNPPKLFICGHSHILKVMPDPALQLLHMNPGACGQQGWHKVKTLLRFRLDQGRIEQLEVIELPG; from the coding sequence ATGTCAGATACGCACAGTTATCTGCATCCACAGGTGTTTAAATATTTTGAAGAAGTAGATGAAGTATGGCATGCAGGCGATATCGGCAACGTAGCACTGGCAGACCAGCTGGAGGCCTTTAAGCCTTTCAGGGCCGTTTACGGCAATATCGACGGAGCGGATATCCGTATCCGTTACCCGGAAACGTTGCGCTTTACTGTGGAAGGTGTAGAGGTGTTAATGACCCATATTGGCGGCTATCCGGGGAAATATGCCCCCGGTGTCCGCGAAATACTGAAAAAGAATCCTCCCAAACTCTTTATTTGCGGGCACTCCCATATTCTGAAAGTAATGCCGGACCCGGCATTGCAATTGTTACATATGAACCCGGGCGCCTGTGGCCAGCAAGGATGGCATAAAGTAAAAACCCTGCTCCGGTTCCGGCTCGATCAGGGCCGTATCGAACAACTGGAAGTGATTGAATTACCTGGTTAA
- a CDS encoding DUF4421 domain-containing protein, whose product MIKRTLVTLVILCGCMATAAAQGKFFRWLQTENDTAYIEDHTEDITFRLYGSRKFTSYDIRDRKQKKDILYRPNTPFNIGVGANYRFIGINLGFNFPFINRQNDRFGKTRYIDLQSHIYLRKLVVDFYGQSYKGYYVANPESVFGKEYARQNPYPQRPDIRNRGLGMNVQYIFNDRRFSYRAPNLQNEYQKKSAGSFILGGEFFLANIKGDSSLVPSNIADTAFLRDQHYYKSGIASLAANVGYAHTFVYRQHFFLSLSVTTGIGAAKTGLHYDNGDVSHNVGVQFSNTVRASLGYNSSRYFAGIHYVGMTTRSKMPVPNTYQAFGTGNFRVSLVRRFALKKPLWGSGGYIKTQKTAKDEI is encoded by the coding sequence ATGATCAAACGCACTTTAGTAACATTGGTAATACTATGCGGATGCATGGCGACAGCGGCTGCCCAGGGGAAATTCTTCAGGTGGCTGCAGACAGAGAATGATACAGCCTACATCGAAGACCATACGGAAGATATCACCTTCCGCCTGTATGGCTCACGCAAATTTACCAGCTACGACATCAGGGACAGAAAGCAGAAAAAGGACATATTATATCGTCCCAATACCCCTTTTAACATAGGGGTGGGGGCCAACTACCGCTTTATAGGCATCAACCTGGGGTTTAACTTCCCTTTTATCAACAGGCAAAACGACCGGTTCGGCAAAACCCGTTATATTGACCTGCAGTCTCATATCTACCTGCGTAAACTGGTGGTGGATTTCTACGGGCAATCCTATAAAGGGTACTATGTCGCTAACCCGGAAAGCGTTTTCGGAAAAGAATATGCGCGGCAAAACCCTTATCCCCAAAGGCCGGATATCCGCAACAGGGGACTGGGCATGAATGTGCAGTATATTTTTAATGACAGGCGCTTCTCCTACCGCGCGCCTAACCTGCAAAATGAATATCAGAAGAAAAGCGCCGGATCGTTCATCCTTGGCGGGGAGTTTTTCCTGGCAAATATAAAAGGAGATTCTTCGCTGGTACCCTCCAATATCGCGGATACGGCCTTCCTGCGGGACCAGCACTATTATAAAAGCGGTATCGCCAGCCTGGCTGCCAATGTCGGGTATGCACATACGTTTGTTTACCGGCAGCATTTTTTCCTGTCGCTGTCGGTGACAACAGGCATCGGCGCGGCTAAAACAGGATTACACTACGACAACGGCGACGTGAGCCATAATGTGGGCGTTCAGTTCAGCAACACGGTAAGGGCGTCGCTGGGATATAACTCCAGCCGGTATTTTGCAGGGATCCACTATGTGGGTATGACCACCCGCAGCAAAATGCCCGTACCGAATACCTATCAGGCTTTTGGTACGGGCAATTTCAGGGTGAGCCTGGTCCGCCGTTTCGCATTAAAGAAACCCTTGTGGGGAAGCGGTGGCTATATAAAGACACAAAAGACCGCAAAAGACGAAATATAA